The Nocardia sp. NBC_01329 sequence AACCGATCAGCTCCAACGTGTCCTCCAGCACGCCGAGTTCCACCGCGCTCGGCACCAGGATGAACTCGTCGAGGCCGGCGGCCTCGGCGGCGTCCAGGGTGCGGTGCAGTGCCGCAGCGTCGTAGGTTTTCATCGAGGCGGCCGCACCCGCGGCCGCCTCGCCACCGAGGAACCCCAGGTATTCGGCGGTGAAATCCCGCAGGACGTTCTCGGACTCCGGGCCCCCGAGAGCGTAGAAGCATCCGCTCACCAGGCGCGGCGCCGCCCGCCCCGCATCGGACCAGGCACGGCGGGCTGCCTCGGCGGACCATTCGATCTCGGCCGGCACCCCACCCACACTGAACGCGACGACCCCATCGGCCCATCGTGCGGCGCGCGCGAGCGATTTCGGTCCGAGAGCACCGGCGAGCACAGGTGGCCCGCCGGCCTGGACACAGGGGGGCCCGACCGGATCTCCACCGTCCACCGCGGGCTCACCGGCCCACAGCGCGCGCAGTTCGCCCACCGCGC is a genomic window containing:
- a CDS encoding LLM class flavin-dependent oxidoreductase yields the protein MDIGIALPTMCRGYDRAATVDWCRLAEQGQVSSISCGERMAFHNPEMWTTLAAAAAVTERVRIIANLSVLPAHPVALVAKQAATIDVLSAGRFTLGVGVGGRGDDYRSLASGFERRHDRLDRAVGELRALWAGEPAVDGGDPVGPPCVQAGGPPVLAGALGPKSLARAARWADGVVAFSVGGVPAEIEWSAEAARRAWSDAGRAAPRLVSGCFYALGGPESENVLRDFTAEYLGFLGGEAAAGAAASMKTYDAAALHRTLDAAEAAGLDEFILVPSAVELGVLEDTLELIGSR